A single genomic interval of Arthrobacter sp. NicSoilB8 harbors:
- the dnaN gene encoding DNA polymerase III subunit beta: protein MKFRVERDVLAEAVTWTARSLSPRPPVPVLSGLLLKAEAGTVSLSSFDYETSARLEIPADISAEGTILVSGRLLADICRSLPSAPVEVETDGNKVTLTCRRSSFHLATMPEAEYPPLPALPTISGTVPGDSFAQAVSQVIIAASKDDTLPILTGVRMEIEDDLITLLATDRYRLAMREVPWKPVNPGISTSALVKAKTLNEVAKTLGSSGDINIALADDDSRLIGFESGGRTTTSLLVDGDYPKIRSLFPESTPIHATVQTQELVEAVRRVSLVAERNTPVRLAFTQGQLHLDAGTGEDAQASEELEAQLSGEDITVAFNPHYLIEGLSVIETKFVRFSFTTAPKPAMITAQQDAEGEDQGDYRYLVMPVRLPN, encoded by the coding sequence GTGAAGTTCAGAGTCGAACGGGACGTCCTGGCAGAAGCCGTGACATGGACCGCCCGGTCGTTGTCTCCGCGGCCGCCCGTTCCCGTACTTTCAGGCCTGCTCCTGAAGGCTGAAGCAGGTACCGTCAGCCTCTCGAGCTTCGATTACGAGACCTCCGCAAGGCTCGAAATCCCTGCAGACATCAGCGCTGAAGGAACTATCCTGGTGTCCGGACGCCTGCTCGCGGACATCTGCCGCAGCCTGCCTTCCGCGCCCGTCGAGGTCGAAACCGACGGCAACAAAGTGACACTCACGTGCCGCCGAAGCAGCTTCCACCTGGCCACGATGCCCGAAGCCGAATACCCGCCCCTGCCGGCCCTGCCCACGATCAGTGGCACCGTTCCCGGCGATTCGTTCGCCCAGGCGGTATCCCAGGTGATCATCGCGGCCAGCAAGGACGACACCCTGCCGATTCTGACCGGTGTCCGGATGGAGATCGAGGACGACCTCATCACGCTCCTGGCCACCGACCGCTACCGTCTGGCCATGCGGGAAGTCCCGTGGAAGCCCGTGAATCCCGGCATCTCCACGAGCGCCCTGGTCAAGGCCAAGACCCTCAACGAAGTGGCAAAAACGCTCGGCAGCAGCGGCGACATCAACATCGCCCTCGCCGACGACGACAGCCGGCTGATCGGTTTCGAAAGCGGCGGCAGGACCACCACCTCACTCCTGGTGGACGGCGACTACCCGAAGATCCGTTCGCTCTTCCCGGAATCCACCCCGATTCACGCCACCGTGCAGACCCAGGAACTGGTCGAGGCCGTGCGCCGCGTCTCGCTTGTGGCCGAACGGAACACTCCCGTCCGGCTCGCCTTCACCCAGGGCCAGCTCCACCTGGATGCCGGCACCGGTGAGGACGCCCAGGCCTCCGAAGAGCTGGAAGCCCAGCTATCCGGTGAGGACATCACGGTGGCCTTCAACCCGCACTACCTCATCGAAGGCCTGAGCGTCATCGAAACTAAGTTCGTGCGCTTCTCCTTCACCACCGCGCCGAAACCGGCCATGATCACGGCCCAGCAGGACGCCGAAGGCGAGGACCAGGGCGACTACCGCTACCTCGTCATGCCTGTCCGGCTGCCCAACTAG
- the gnd gene encoding phosphogluconate dehydrogenase (NAD(+)-dependent, decarboxylating) — MHIGLIGLGKMGFNMRERLRNGGIEVTGFDRNPDVTDVATVDELIAAVPAPRIIWVMVPSGDITDAVITELGTKLDAGDLVIDGGNSRFTEDQKHGAALAGKGIRFADCGVSGGVWGLQNGYGLMAGGDAADIERALPVFDALRPAGERADSFVHVGGIGAGHYAKMVHNGIEYGLMQAYAEGYELLAAKDIVADLPGTFRAWQKGTVVRSWLLDLMVKALDEDPGLESISDYVEDSGEGRWTVEEAIANAVPAPAITAALFARFSSREDNSPAMKMVSALRHQFGGHATRPAK, encoded by the coding sequence GTGCACATCGGACTAATCGGCCTTGGAAAAATGGGCTTCAACATGCGCGAACGCCTGCGCAACGGCGGGATCGAGGTCACCGGTTTTGACCGGAACCCGGACGTCACCGACGTCGCCACCGTGGACGAACTCATCGCCGCCGTCCCGGCTCCGCGCATCATCTGGGTCATGGTCCCCTCGGGCGACATCACCGACGCCGTGATCACCGAACTCGGCACCAAGCTCGACGCCGGCGACCTTGTGATCGACGGCGGCAACTCCCGGTTCACCGAAGACCAGAAGCACGGCGCGGCGCTGGCCGGCAAGGGAATCCGCTTCGCCGACTGTGGCGTCTCCGGCGGAGTCTGGGGCCTCCAGAACGGCTACGGCCTCATGGCGGGCGGCGATGCCGCGGACATCGAACGGGCCCTGCCCGTTTTCGACGCACTCCGCCCCGCCGGCGAACGCGCCGACAGCTTCGTGCACGTGGGCGGTATCGGTGCCGGCCACTACGCCAAGATGGTCCACAACGGGATCGAATACGGCCTGATGCAGGCCTACGCGGAAGGCTACGAACTGCTGGCCGCGAAGGACATCGTCGCCGACCTTCCCGGCACCTTCCGTGCCTGGCAAAAGGGCACGGTCGTCCGGTCCTGGCTCCTGGACCTCATGGTCAAGGCCCTCGACGAGGACCCCGGACTGGAATCGATCTCCGACTACGTCGAGGATTCGGGTGAAGGCCGCTGGACCGTCGAGGAGGCAATCGCCAACGCCGTGCCAGCACCGGCGATCACGGCTGCGCTGTTCGCCAGGTTCTCCTCCCGCGAGGACAACTCGCCGGCCATGAAGATGGTGTCCGCGCTGCGCCACCAGTTCGGCGGCCACGCAACCCGGCCGGCCAAGTAA
- the recF gene encoding DNA replication/repair protein RecF, producing the protein MYLEKLSLTDFRSYAQVDLCLEPGVTVLVGANGIGKTNLMEAIGYLATLNSHRVSTDAPLLRFGTERAMIRAKLVRGEQSTVLELEINASRANRGRINRSNPVRARDLLGICQTVLFAPEDLALVKGDPSNRRRFLDELLVSLMPRHAATRSDYDRVLKQRNALLKSGRTGKFTASHEATLDVWDQHMARAGAELLHARLELVDRLQPHLRNAYAQLTDGSKEASAVYRSTLHDIMDDGGGAARPAAGTGPDAGAASGGEAPAEDLRLLSVEQLTDRYIQAFAAARRKELERGISLVGPHRDELELALGSAPAKGYASHGETWSMCLSLRLASYYVMLDDARTGGSPPILILDDVFAELDVQRRRKLAAIVSGAEQVLVTAAVEDDIPAELTGRRVKVIPGGIDEQDNR; encoded by the coding sequence GTGTACCTAGAAAAACTTTCGCTCACCGATTTCCGCAGCTACGCCCAGGTCGATCTCTGCCTTGAGCCCGGGGTCACCGTTCTGGTGGGGGCCAACGGCATCGGCAAGACCAACCTGATGGAAGCAATCGGGTATCTGGCCACGCTGAACTCGCACCGGGTCAGCACGGACGCGCCCCTGCTGCGGTTCGGCACCGAGCGGGCGATGATCCGGGCGAAACTGGTCCGCGGTGAGCAGTCCACCGTGCTGGAACTGGAAATCAACGCGTCCCGGGCCAATCGCGGGCGGATCAACCGCAGCAATCCGGTCCGCGCCCGGGACCTGCTCGGCATTTGCCAGACAGTGCTCTTCGCGCCGGAAGACCTGGCTCTGGTCAAGGGTGATCCGTCCAACCGCCGCCGGTTCCTGGACGAGCTCCTGGTCAGCCTCATGCCGCGCCACGCCGCGACCCGCAGCGACTACGACCGGGTGCTGAAACAGCGCAACGCGCTGCTGAAGTCCGGACGGACCGGCAAATTCACCGCAAGCCATGAGGCGACGCTCGATGTCTGGGACCAGCACATGGCCCGGGCGGGGGCCGAACTGCTGCACGCTCGCCTGGAATTGGTGGACCGCCTCCAACCGCATCTGCGAAATGCCTATGCCCAGCTCACCGACGGCTCCAAAGAGGCGTCCGCGGTCTACCGCTCCACGCTGCATGACATCATGGACGACGGCGGCGGCGCCGCGAGACCCGCTGCCGGGACCGGACCGGACGCCGGCGCGGCTTCCGGCGGGGAAGCACCCGCTGAGGACTTGCGCCTGCTCTCCGTCGAACAGCTCACGGACCGTTACATCCAGGCCTTTGCCGCGGCACGCCGCAAGGAACTGGAACGGGGAATCTCGCTGGTGGGGCCGCACCGCGACGAGCTTGAGCTCGCGCTGGGATCGGCACCGGCCAAGGGCTATGCCTCGCACGGCGAAACCTGGTCCATGTGCCTGTCCCTGCGCCTGGCCTCCTACTACGTCATGCTCGATGACGCCCGCACCGGCGGGTCGCCGCCCATCCTGATCCTGGACGACGTGTTTGCCGAGCTGGACGTCCAGCGGCGGCGTAAACTGGCCGCAATAGTATCCGGCGCCGAGCAAGTGCTGGTCACCGCCGCCGTCGAGGACGATATCCCGGCGGAGCTGACCGGACGGCGGGTGAAGGTCATCCCGGGAGGAATCGATGAGCAGGACAATCGATGA
- a CDS encoding DciA family protein — protein sequence MNKDTDGGLQPGRDPDDIDAAQAALNRMRDAAAARGEIRRAVPRSGAAAQKPARSARGTRGFSQFHGTGRDPLGLGKVVGRLVAERGWSSPVAVGSVMAQWAVLVGPEISAHCTPESFTDTTLHVRTDSTAWATQLRLLSSSLLEKFRTELGDGVVTSIQVLGPAAPSWRKGLRTVNGRGPRDTYG from the coding sequence ATGAATAAGGATACCGACGGCGGCCTGCAGCCGGGCCGCGACCCCGATGACATCGATGCCGCCCAGGCGGCCCTGAACAGGATGCGCGATGCCGCCGCGGCCCGCGGCGAAATCCGGCGGGCCGTCCCGCGGTCCGGTGCCGCAGCCCAGAAACCCGCCCGCAGCGCGCGCGGAACCCGCGGGTTCTCACAATTCCACGGCACCGGCAGGGATCCGCTCGGCTTGGGAAAAGTCGTGGGACGCCTCGTGGCCGAACGCGGCTGGAGCTCGCCCGTGGCGGTCGGTTCCGTCATGGCACAGTGGGCCGTGCTGGTGGGGCCGGAAATCTCGGCCCACTGCACCCCCGAGAGTTTCACGGACACCACCTTGCACGTGCGGACCGATTCCACGGCCTGGGCCACACAGCTGCGCCTGCTCAGCAGCAGCCTGCTGGAAAAATTCCGCACCGAGCTCGGCGACGGCGTTGTCACCAGCATTCAGGTGCTCGGACCCGCCGCCCCGAGCTGGCGCAAGGGCCTGCGGACAGTGAACGGCCGCGGGCCCCGCGACACCTACGGATAA
- the gyrB gene encoding DNA topoisomerase (ATP-hydrolyzing) subunit B — protein sequence MTVLEGLEAVRKRPGMYIGSTGPRGLHHLVYEVVDNSVDEALAGYCTHIEIVLQADGGVKVVDNGRGIPVDMHPTEHKPTVEVVMTILHAGGKFGGGGYAVSGGLHGVGISVVNALSSRVDTEVRRQGHVWRMSFADGGKPQGGLVKGEETTDSGTTQTFYPDASIFESTEFDFETLRARFQQMAFLNKGLRITLTDERRATEEPSDDADLDLDAVAVEGEVPAEFHTVVYQYDDGLLDYVKHLNSGKKVDVVHEDVIAFETEDTERHIALEMAMQWTNAYSESVHTYANTINTHEGGTHEEGFRAAMTSLINRYAREKNIIKEKDDNLTGDDIREGLTAVISVKLSEPQFEGQTKTKLGNSEVKGFVQRVVTDGLGDWLERNPGPARDVIRKAISAAQARMAARKARDNARRKSPLESFGMPGKLSDCSSKNPEKCEVYIVEGDSAGGSAKRGRNPETQAILPLRGKILNVERARLDKALGNAEVQSMITAFGTGIGEDFDLAKLRYHKIVLMADADVDGQHITTLLMTLLFRYMRPLIENGFVYLAQPPLYRIKWSNAPHDYVYSDRERDAKLLSGQAAGRRIPKDNGIQRYKGLGEMDYTELWDTTMDPDHRTLLQVTMDDALAADQIFSVLMGEDVESRRNFIQQNAKDVRFLDI from the coding sequence ATCACGGTCCTTGAAGGCCTGGAGGCGGTCCGCAAGCGTCCGGGCATGTACATCGGCTCCACCGGACCCCGCGGCCTCCACCACCTCGTTTACGAGGTGGTGGATAACTCGGTCGATGAGGCATTGGCCGGCTACTGCACCCACATCGAAATCGTGCTGCAGGCCGATGGCGGCGTCAAAGTGGTGGATAACGGCCGCGGCATCCCGGTCGACATGCACCCGACGGAGCACAAGCCCACGGTGGAAGTCGTCATGACCATCCTGCATGCCGGCGGCAAGTTCGGCGGCGGGGGCTACGCGGTCTCCGGCGGTCTGCACGGCGTCGGCATCTCGGTGGTCAACGCGCTCTCCAGCAGGGTCGACACCGAGGTCCGCCGGCAAGGCCACGTATGGCGGATGTCCTTCGCCGACGGCGGCAAGCCGCAGGGCGGCCTGGTCAAGGGCGAGGAAACCACCGACAGCGGAACCACGCAGACGTTCTACCCGGACGCCAGCATCTTTGAGTCCACAGAATTCGACTTCGAGACCCTGCGCGCGCGCTTCCAGCAGATGGCGTTCCTGAACAAGGGACTGCGGATCACCCTGACCGATGAACGCCGCGCCACGGAGGAGCCGTCCGACGACGCAGACCTCGATCTGGACGCCGTCGCCGTCGAGGGGGAAGTCCCTGCTGAATTCCACACCGTGGTCTACCAGTACGACGACGGCCTGCTGGACTACGTCAAGCACCTGAACTCCGGCAAGAAGGTTGATGTGGTCCACGAAGACGTCATCGCCTTCGAGACCGAAGACACGGAACGGCACATCGCCCTGGAAATGGCGATGCAGTGGACCAACGCGTACTCCGAGAGCGTCCACACCTACGCCAACACCATCAACACGCACGAGGGCGGCACCCACGAAGAGGGCTTCCGTGCCGCGATGACCTCCCTCATCAACCGCTATGCGCGCGAGAAGAACATCATCAAGGAAAAGGATGACAACCTCACCGGGGACGACATCCGCGAAGGCCTGACGGCAGTCATCTCCGTTAAGCTCTCCGAGCCGCAGTTCGAGGGCCAGACCAAGACCAAGCTCGGCAACTCCGAGGTCAAGGGCTTTGTCCAGCGGGTTGTCACCGACGGCCTGGGCGACTGGCTTGAGCGCAACCCCGGCCCCGCCCGGGACGTCATTCGCAAGGCCATCTCGGCCGCCCAAGCGCGCATGGCCGCGCGGAAGGCCCGCGACAACGCGCGCCGCAAGAGCCCGCTGGAATCCTTCGGCATGCCCGGCAAGCTCTCCGACTGCTCCTCGAAGAACCCGGAGAAGTGCGAGGTCTACATCGTGGAGGGTGACTCGGCCGGCGGCTCCGCCAAGCGCGGGCGCAACCCTGAGACCCAGGCCATCCTGCCGCTGCGCGGCAAAATCCTGAACGTCGAACGCGCGCGCCTGGACAAGGCCCTCGGCAACGCCGAAGTCCAGTCCATGATCACGGCCTTCGGCACCGGCATCGGCGAGGACTTCGATCTCGCCAAGCTCCGGTACCACAAGATCGTGCTCATGGCCGATGCCGACGTCGACGGCCAGCACATCACGACGCTGCTGATGACACTGCTGTTCCGCTACATGCGCCCGCTGATCGAAAACGGCTTCGTCTACCTCGCGCAGCCGCCGCTGTACCGGATCAAGTGGTCCAATGCCCCGCACGACTACGTCTACAGCGACCGTGAGCGCGACGCGAAGCTGCTCTCCGGCCAGGCCGCCGGCCGCCGCATCCCCAAGGACAACGGCATCCAGCGCTACAAGGGCCTCGGCGAGATGGACTACACGGAACTGTGGGACACCACCATGGACCCGGACCACCGGACACTGCTGCAGGTGACGATGGACGACGCCCTGGCGGCGGACCAGATCTTCTCCGTCCTGATGGGCGAGGACGTGGAATCACGCCGAAACTTCATTCAGCAGAACGCCAAGGACGTTCGGTTCCTGGATATCTAG
- the gyrA gene encoding DNA gyrase subunit A — MSDETPEAPAGSAGSEPVLEGAILDGDVLTDRVEQVDLQTEMQRSYLDYAMAVIVGRALPDVRDGLKPVHRRVLYAMFDGGYRPDRSFNKCARVVGEVMGQYHPHGDTAIYDALVRLIQDWTMRYPLALGQGNFGSPGNDGAAAPRYTETKMAPLAMEMVRDIDEETVDFQDNYDGKNQEPTILPARFPNLLVNGSSGIAVGMATNIPPHNLREVADGVQWYLQNPTASREELLEELLLRIKGPDFPTGATILGHKGIEDAYRTGRGSITMRAVVNVEELQGRTCLVVTELPYQANPDNLAIKIAELVRDGKISGIADLRDETSGRTGQRLVIVLKRDAVAKVVLNNLYKHTQLQDNFAANMLAIVDGVPRTLSLDAFIRHWVTHQMDVIARRTRYRLRKAEEEAHILRALLKALDALDEVIALIRASNTTEAARDGLMELLDIDELQARAILDMQLRRLAALERQKIQDRHAELEALIAEYNSILASEERQREIISTELGEIVAKHGDDRRTKVLMGFDGDMSMEDLIPEEEMVVTITRGGYVKRTRSDNYRSQQRGGKGIKGAQLRGDDVVEHFFVTTTHHWLLFFTNLGRVYRAKAYELAEAGRDAKGQHVANLLAFQPDEHIAQVLDLRDYQHAPYLVLATKRGLVKKTRLEDYDTNRSAGVIAINLRDGDELVSAQLVSETDDLMLVSRKGQSVRFTATDEALRPMGRATSGVTGMKFREDDELLAADVVKDGSFVFIVTEGGYAKRTAVEEYRLQGRGGLGIKVGKYQEERGHLVGALIVQEEDEVLVVMEGGKVVRSSVAGVPAKGRDTMGVIFAKPDKNDRIIAVARNSERGLEGDDSADGETPGEDAENRASSPDDVTLAEDGGLHEMSATAESVPAPESDESSGNAELDEDNTGGNE, encoded by the coding sequence ATGAGTGACGAAACACCCGAGGCGCCGGCCGGTTCGGCCGGCTCCGAGCCCGTCCTTGAAGGCGCCATCCTCGACGGCGACGTGCTGACCGACCGCGTCGAGCAGGTGGACCTGCAGACAGAAATGCAGCGTTCCTACCTCGACTACGCGATGGCCGTCATCGTCGGCCGGGCCCTGCCCGATGTCCGCGACGGACTCAAGCCCGTGCACCGCCGCGTGCTGTACGCCATGTTCGACGGCGGCTACCGCCCGGACCGTTCCTTCAACAAGTGCGCCCGTGTGGTGGGCGAGGTCATGGGCCAGTACCACCCGCACGGCGACACCGCGATCTACGACGCCTTGGTCCGGCTCATCCAGGACTGGACCATGCGCTACCCGCTGGCGCTTGGCCAAGGAAACTTCGGCTCGCCCGGCAACGACGGCGCCGCTGCCCCGCGGTACACCGAAACCAAGATGGCGCCGCTCGCCATGGAGATGGTCCGGGACATCGACGAGGAAACGGTCGACTTCCAGGACAACTACGACGGCAAGAACCAGGAGCCGACCATCCTGCCGGCCCGGTTCCCGAACCTGCTGGTCAACGGCTCCTCGGGCATCGCCGTCGGCATGGCCACGAACATCCCTCCGCACAACCTCCGCGAAGTCGCCGACGGCGTCCAGTGGTACCTCCAGAACCCGACCGCCAGCCGCGAGGAACTGCTCGAAGAGCTCCTCCTGCGCATCAAGGGTCCGGACTTCCCGACCGGCGCCACCATCCTCGGCCACAAGGGCATCGAGGATGCCTACCGCACCGGCCGCGGATCCATCACGATGCGCGCCGTGGTCAACGTCGAGGAGCTCCAGGGACGCACCTGCCTGGTGGTCACCGAACTGCCGTACCAGGCCAACCCGGACAACCTGGCGATCAAAATCGCCGAACTGGTCAGGGACGGCAAGATCTCCGGCATTGCCGACCTCCGGGATGAGACCTCGGGCCGCACCGGCCAGCGCCTGGTGATCGTGCTCAAGCGCGATGCCGTGGCCAAGGTGGTGCTGAACAACCTCTACAAGCACACCCAGCTGCAGGATAACTTCGCCGCCAACATGCTCGCCATCGTTGACGGTGTGCCGCGCACGCTCAGCCTCGATGCGTTCATCCGTCACTGGGTCACCCACCAGATGGACGTCATCGCCCGCCGCACGCGCTACCGCCTGCGCAAGGCCGAGGAAGAAGCACACATCCTCCGCGCCCTGCTCAAGGCGCTGGATGCGCTCGACGAGGTCATCGCCCTCATCCGCGCCTCCAACACCACCGAGGCCGCACGCGACGGGCTGATGGAGCTGCTGGACATCGACGAGCTGCAGGCCCGGGCCATCCTGGACATGCAGCTGCGCCGGCTTGCGGCGCTGGAGCGCCAGAAGATCCAGGACCGCCACGCCGAGCTCGAAGCCCTCATTGCCGAGTACAACTCGATCCTGGCCTCCGAAGAGCGCCAGCGCGAGATCATCAGCACGGAACTGGGCGAAATCGTGGCCAAGCATGGCGACGACCGCCGCACCAAGGTGCTCATGGGCTTCGATGGCGACATGTCGATGGAAGACCTGATTCCCGAAGAGGAAATGGTGGTCACCATTACCCGCGGCGGGTACGTCAAGCGCACCCGCAGCGACAACTACCGCTCCCAGCAGCGCGGCGGCAAGGGCATCAAGGGTGCCCAGCTGCGCGGGGACGACGTCGTGGAGCACTTCTTCGTCACCACCACGCACCACTGGCTGCTCTTCTTCACGAACCTCGGACGCGTCTACCGGGCCAAGGCCTACGAGCTCGCCGAGGCAGGACGTGACGCCAAGGGCCAGCACGTGGCCAACCTGCTGGCCTTCCAGCCCGATGAGCACATCGCCCAGGTGCTGGACCTGAGGGACTACCAGCACGCCCCCTATCTGGTGCTCGCCACCAAGCGGGGCCTGGTCAAGAAGACCCGTCTGGAGGACTACGACACCAACCGGTCCGCCGGGGTGATCGCCATCAACCTGCGCGACGGCGACGAGCTCGTCTCGGCCCAGCTGGTCTCCGAAACCGACGACCTCATGCTGGTCTCCCGCAAGGGCCAGTCCGTGCGCTTCACCGCGACGGACGAGGCGCTGCGCCCCATGGGCCGCGCCACCTCCGGTGTGACCGGCATGAAGTTCCGTGAAGACGACGAACTGCTCGCGGCCGACGTCGTCAAGGACGGTTCATTCGTCTTCATCGTCACCGAGGGCGGCTACGCCAAGCGGACCGCTGTGGAGGAATACCGGCTCCAGGGCCGCGGCGGCCTCGGCATCAAGGTGGGCAAGTACCAGGAGGAGCGCGGACACCTCGTCGGCGCGCTCATTGTCCAGGAAGAGGATGAAGTCCTGGTGGTCATGGAAGGCGGCAAAGTGGTCCGCTCCTCGGTTGCCGGGGTGCCGGCCAAGGGCCGCGACACCATGGGCGTAATCTTCGCCAAACCGGATAAGAACGACCGCATCATCGCCGTCGCCCGCAACAGCGAACGCGGACTGGAGGGCGATGACTCGGCCGATGGCGAGACCCCAGGTGAGGACGCTGAAAATCGGGCTTCCTCGCCGGATGACGTAACGTTGGCTGAAGATGGCGGATTGCACGAGATGTCCGCAACGGCAGAATCAGTACCGGCCCCGGAGTCAGATGAGTCATCAGGCAATGCCGAGCTGGACGAAGACAACACCGGAGGTAACGAGTGA
- a CDS encoding DUF3566 domain-containing protein, protein MSNSDSYPKPSSGVPGGVRQPATAPRVGAPTRPQQRPGVSGAAAVPGQRPPAPGQRPAVPGQRPAAPGQRPVQSGGQNSAGLIKPAPKAKVRRARLLVSKVDPWSVLKMAFLLSVALGIVTVVAAIVLWTVLDLTGIFDQVDSLLGTLAGSEGGGFELKKVASLGQVASFATIIAVINVVLLTALSMLSAVLYNIAATLVGGIGVTLTDD, encoded by the coding sequence GTGAGTAATTCCGACTCATATCCCAAACCGAGCAGCGGCGTGCCGGGCGGGGTGCGGCAACCCGCCACGGCACCGCGCGTAGGCGCGCCCACGCGCCCGCAGCAGCGCCCCGGCGTGTCCGGCGCGGCCGCTGTCCCGGGACAGCGGCCGCCGGCCCCCGGCCAGCGCCCGGCCGTCCCGGGACAGCGCCCGGCAGCGCCGGGGCAGCGTCCCGTCCAGTCCGGCGGGCAGAACAGCGCCGGACTGATCAAGCCCGCCCCCAAGGCCAAGGTCCGGCGCGCCAGGCTGCTGGTCAGCAAGGTGGACCCCTGGTCCGTGCTGAAAATGGCCTTCCTGCTCTCCGTGGCCCTGGGCATCGTCACCGTGGTGGCGGCAATCGTGCTCTGGACCGTCTTGGACCTGACCGGGATCTTTGACCAGGTCGACAGCCTGCTCGGAACCCTCGCGGGCTCCGAAGGCGGCGGGTTCGAACTGAAGAAGGTGGCCTCCCTCGGCCAGGTGGCGTCGTTCGCGACCATCATCGCCGTGATCAACGTGGTGCTGCTGACGGCCCTGTCCATGCTGTCCGCGGTGTTGTACAACATTGCGGCGACGCTTGTGGGCGGCATCGGCGTAACCCTCACGGACGACTGA
- a CDS encoding DLW-39 family protein: MKKLLVIAATVAGVFLYRKVQESEARKIIWSDSTDTVD; this comes from the coding sequence GTGAAGAAGTTGCTGGTTATCGCAGCTACGGTCGCAGGCGTCTTCCTCTACAGGAAAGTGCAGGAATCCGAAGCCCGGAAAATAATCTGGAGCGACTCAACCGATACGGTTGATTAG
- a CDS encoding cupin domain-containing protein — translation MASMIRKSLDEPEESRPVAEGMGQVDLVNLDAGAVARATFLPGWKWSQHVKPIAQTDSCMVAHKGYTVSGHLKVVMDDGEEIEFGPGDFGIIPPGHDAWVLGDEPYVYIDWQGMTGYAKPKE, via the coding sequence ATGGCGTCAATGATCCGCAAGAGCCTGGACGAGCCGGAAGAATCACGTCCTGTTGCCGAGGGCATGGGTCAGGTGGACCTCGTGAACCTCGACGCCGGCGCCGTCGCGCGTGCGACGTTCCTGCCGGGCTGGAAGTGGTCTCAGCACGTCAAGCCAATCGCCCAGACGGACAGCTGCATGGTTGCCCACAAGGGCTACACCGTCTCGGGCCATCTGAAAGTCGTTATGGACGACGGCGAAGAAATCGAATTCGGTCCCGGCGACTTCGGCATCATCCCGCCAGGTCACGATGCTTGGGTCCTCGGTGACGAACCTTATGTGTACATCGATTGGCAGGGGATGACGGGCTACGCCAAGCCTAAGGAGTGA
- a CDS encoding DMT family transporter: MNFLLAAVGVLGVASSGPLIAATLGATSVSALAIAFWRNAIGSVVMAGPVLVRSPRQFGKVTGPEFRWSLAAAVALALHFACFISSLQLTSVAAATALVCLQSGWIAIFQLFRGVRHRWPVLVGLGIAFGGVVTITGFDMGTSPGALLGDLLAVAGGALAGIYTLAGGKARQSMSTGVYTTLCYGMCAAVVAGMALIAGQPLAGFEATGWLGILAITVCAQLVGHTAFNHLLATMSPLLVSMIILLEIPGAALLAAAFLGETLPAGTYAGLAMILVGLAVVVLGQRGSRSGGRGEGQGVKGQGPAAPGADRLAELGTD; this comes from the coding sequence GTGAACTTCTTGCTTGCCGCCGTAGGGGTGCTGGGGGTGGCCTCGTCCGGGCCGCTGATCGCCGCCACGCTGGGCGCAACATCGGTCAGTGCCCTCGCTATCGCCTTCTGGCGCAACGCGATAGGCTCCGTCGTCATGGCCGGTCCGGTGTTGGTCCGCAGCCCCCGTCAGTTCGGAAAAGTGACCGGCCCAGAGTTCCGCTGGTCACTTGCCGCGGCAGTGGCCTTGGCATTGCACTTTGCCTGCTTCATTTCCTCCCTGCAGTTGACGTCGGTCGCGGCGGCGACGGCGCTGGTTTGCCTGCAATCGGGCTGGATCGCGATCTTCCAGCTTTTCCGCGGGGTCCGGCACCGCTGGCCGGTCCTGGTGGGGCTGGGGATCGCTTTCGGCGGCGTCGTGACGATTACCGGCTTCGATATGGGCACCTCGCCCGGGGCGCTCCTGGGCGACCTCCTGGCCGTGGCCGGCGGCGCGCTGGCGGGCATCTACACGCTCGCTGGCGGCAAGGCACGGCAGAGCATGAGCACGGGCGTTTACACGACGCTCTGCTATGGCATGTGCGCCGCGGTGGTCGCGGGGATGGCATTGATTGCCGGACAGCCGCTGGCGGGGTTCGAGGCGACCGGCTGGCTCGGAATACTGGCCATTACCGTCTGCGCGCAGCTCGTGGGGCACACCGCGTTCAACCACCTGCTGGCCACCATGAGCCCGCTGCTCGTGTCCATGATCATCTTGCTGGAAATCCCGGGAGCGGCGCTCCTGGCCGCCGCCTTCCTGGGCGAGACACTGCCGGCCGGGACCTATGCGGGACTGGCGATGATCCTGGTGGGACTCGCCGTCGTTGTCCTGGGACAACGCGGCTCACGCTCCGGCGGGCGCGGTGAGGGACAGGGTGTTAAGGGGCAGGGTCCCGCGGCGCCCGGTGCGGATCGTCTGGCGGAGCTCGGCACCGACTAG